The nucleotide sequence TTAGGTCTACTAGCACTAGAGAGTCGCAGTTTTGAAACGCAAAGGACCCAATTTTCGTCACTGATGAAGGTATGGAGATCGAAAGAAGGGAGGTGCAGCCAGAGAATGCGCTGTCTCCTATGGACGTGACCGAGGATGGTATGTATACAGAAGCCAGAGAGGTACAGCCGTAGAACGTGCGGTTTCCGACGGACGAAACCGAAACATCTATTTCGGCCCTGATGTAGGCATCCGGGAAAATGGAGTGAACTGCGTCGTATTCAGCTCTGTTGTTTACCAAATAGGGTCTGTCGAGGCTGCCATCTCCACCCAAAATGGCCTCGCGGTCAGAGGCGATCTTATCTTCGCTGATTCTGTACAGATCGAACAGGTTCATATAGAACCCGCCGGCAGTGGCGCTCGAGGCGAACCTGTGGTTGTGGTGATCCGCGGTCTCTGGCTCGAAAGAAATCACATAGGTAATCATGCTTTCGCGGTGGGAGTCCGATCTGTCGTAGAACTCGAGCTGGAAGTAGTCGACCGTACCGAACGCGCCGTCGACGACGAAGCTGCCAATGGGAGCGTACCTGAAGTCGTTAGAGACCGATGTGCTCCTCCCGACGTTATAGCCCTCCAAAGAGGTGACCCCGCTGGTGGAGAGGTAGTCGCTCCACCGTGCAGTGATTTGGCTGTGCGAATCCGATGAGTAGGTATCCGTCTCTGTTTCGGTGGTGGACGAGTTTCCGCCCTTCAGGTCGCCGATGATGCTCGAGGCGGCCCCCGCGATGCTCAGGATCCCGCTGACGATGTTGACCCCCGGTATGGCCTTGGTCAACAGGGAAACGCACTTGAGGGCTATGCCGCCCCCGGCCAAACCCGCGCCCAAGGTCTTGAATTGTTCCCCAGACCATGATTTGTCCGAGGCCTTCGAATAGGTCTTGGTGGTGGTGAACGTAGAGTCGGAGTGTGTGTCTGCGGCCCCGGTTAGTTCGTGGCTGCCAACAGTGTTTTCGATGTACGTCGACACCTGCACCGTTTGCCCCTCGCTCTCTGTCTTGGTCACCGACTCCATGCCGTTATAGTACCCTTCGTAGTAGCTCTCCACCAGGACGTCTGTGGCCGTGCCCAGGTAGTACGCGTACACGACGTACTCCCCGTCTTCGTATATGTTCACCAGGACGGGCTCGAAGTCGTTTGGGCCTTTGGGGTCCCCCTCCACGACTGCCTTCTTGACGATGTTCGGCTGGTAGTCCGGGAACAGCAACGACGTGTACCCCGCATAGAGGACCGTGTTGCCGCGGACAGTGTAGTCCCACTTCACGGTCAGATCTTTGTCCGTATACCATCCGTCGAACCCGAATTGTTTGGCTTTGGGAACGAAAAGGGAGAAATGCTCGCTGTTTTCAGACAGATATCCCTCGCAACGCTCCCCTTCGTAAGCCATATAGAAGCCGTCCGACGTGTAGGGGTCGGTCAAGACTCCGTCGCCCAGCATGTCGTTCTGATATCTGAGCGTGACCTTGTACAGGGGGATTCTGTCGTAGACGGCGTAGACTTCCATATCGCGCGTGATCGGAA is from Candidatus Methanomethylophilaceae archaeon and encodes:
- a CDS encoding leucine-rich repeat protein, with the translated sequence MSDASVTFCSLKGVISNRLMLALSAAVLMLATVCCVSALDDTSAQAEGHDNQHLLGAGAHLNITAYILDNGRIIEEKHLTFRKSAVNAEDLGIDDFQLDGHHYKLLRFEDYDGIPISFPITRDMEVYAVYDRIPLYKVTLRYQNDMLGDGVLTDPYTSDGFYMAYEGERCEGYLSENSEHFSLFVPKAKQFGFDGWYTDKDLTVKWDYTVRGNTVLYAGYTSLLFPDYQPNIVKKAVVEGDPKGPNDFEPVLVNIYEDGEYVVYAYYLGTATDVLVESYYEGYYNGMESVTKTESEGQTVQVSTYIENTVGSHELTGAADTHSDSTFTTTKTYSKASDKSWSGEQFKTLGAGLAGGGIALKCVSLLTKAIPGVNIVSGILSIAGAASSIIGDLKGGNSSTTETETDTYSSDSHSQITARWSDYLSTSGVTSLEGYNVGRSTSVSNDFRYAPIGSFVVDGAFGTVDYFQLEFYDRSDSHRESMITYVISFEPETADHHNHRFASSATAGGFYMNLFDLYRISEDKIASDREAILGGDGSLDRPYLVNNRAEYDAVHSIFPDAYIRAEIDVSVSSVGNRTFYGCTSLASVYIPSSVTSIGDSAFSGCTSLLSISIPSSVTKIGSFAFQNCDSLVLVDLKDSKASFYPSAFSGLTFKDLKGNTIYPDSNNLIGKVFVKSNDCFTQTFGIWQNTKWPDYKVGSTFDSYFIPEETGLYLIQSTGDSDLSVTVYDFQGNRLAFDDDSGDSTNFSVYCFLEARKIYRFSYYLRNTGTDSETGWYETVYRITNIVCDDIIFRVDGYEASVSGCTGEPATLTIPDMIYGVPVTSIRDRA